The Flammeovirga yaeyamensis genome segment TATGATGTAGAAAAAGATACGTATCATTCTAACGATTTTGATTGGGCAAAAACAGGGAAATTACCTGCATCCACTTTTAAGATTCCTAACTCTATGATAGCCTTGGAGACGGGTGTTGTAGAAAATGATAGCACTATTTTAAAATGGGATGGCCGACCAAAAGCCATTAAGGTATGGGAACAAGACTTACCTTTTTACAAAGCATTCAAGTATTCATGCGTTCCTTGTTATCAGGAAATAGCTCGTAAAGTGGGAGTTGAGAAAATGAATGATTACCTCCAAAAATTGGCTTACACAGGGATGGATGTTCGTGAAGAAAACATCGATATGTTTTGGTTAGTTGGAGCATCAAGAATTACCCAATTCCAACAAATTGACTTTTTAAATAGGTTAATTGATACTAAATTGTTAATTTCTGATAGAACAGAAAAGATCATCAAACAAATTATGGTCATTGATGAAAAGCCAAACTATACCCTTCGAGGTAAAACAGGATGGTCAACGGATAATAATGAAAACAATGGATGGTTTGTTGGTTATATCACTTTTGAAAATAATACCTACATTTTCGCTACCAATTTAGAACCTCAGGAAACATTTGATATGAAAGGCTTTCCAAAAGTTCGATCAGCAGTTACTATAGAAGCATTTAAAGCACTGCAGTTGCTCTAAATACTTCAATATGTATTCCTAGAAATACGTATTCTGATTTTTAAATTTTCCACCCACCATCCAGAAAAAGAATCTCATAAATCCATGGATTGGTTGTACTGCATCCCAATGTTCTACAATTTCTCCATCAACCACTCTCCAAGTGTCCATAATGTTTAGACCTTTCTGAGGGTTTCCTCTGTGCTTTTTCTTGTTGGTGGAGTGGGAGTGAACCGTCACATATTCCCCGTCTACATAAATGTGTTTTACATCGTAGCAGTAGTCTGGAAAACGTTTAGCAAAATTAGATACTACATCAAGCACTCCGTCGATACCATCGATCATGCTTTGGTTGTGTTGCTTGTAGCGCTGACTAGAATAGGTCTCTTTGATATAATCAAAGTCGTGATCGTTCATCAATTTCTGAATAAAATGAACAACAATCTCAGCATTTTTTAATTCCTCTTCTGTCCAATTCGATTTTTGTAGCTTTTCTAAGTCAATTTGAATAGTATTCATAATTAATTTACAGGTTAAATTGAGAGATTTTATTAACTTGCAAAACGCAAGTAATACAAATGTAATCATATTCACTTTTAAAATGCAAGTAAATGAAAGAGAAAGATACTTTACGATCTGACTGTCCTATTAATTACGCACTAGAGTTTTTAGGTGATAAATGGACGTTATTGATCATAAGAGACTTTATTTTTGATGGAAAACGCTTTTATAAAGAGTTCTCAAAATCGAAAGAAAAAATTGCAACCAACATCCTTTCTGATCGATTGAAACGACTAGAAAAGCTGGAAATCATTAAATCAGAAGTATATGAAAAACAGAAAACTCAGAAGATTTATACCCTTACAGAAAAAGGTTTAGATCTAATTCCGTTACTAATTGAAATTATTGTTTGGTCCTCAAAATATAAAGAAGGATTAAATGTAAGCGAGGACTTTTTAGAAAAATTGAAGGTAGATAAGGAAGGTGTGATTGAGGTAATTCGCAGTAAAGTAGACTTTACTAAGTAATGAACTTTGATTAACTTATGACAAATTAAAACTAGACGTACAGAACAACTCTTCAATATGAATCGAAAGCAGTTTCTAAGCACACTATGGAGTAAATATTTAAAGCCGGTATTCCACCTTATCATCATAGTAATGGTATTGAAAATGATTTTTTCAGAAAGTTTTTTTAATGGATTGTCAACCTTCTCTTCTATGGCTTTTCTACTTCTTATTGGAACCGTTACCATTTTTCTAATATATTATCCTTTTACCTTTTTGGGTAAATTGATTTATAAAAAGACACCAAAGAAGTATAGGAATTGTATGGAACTCTTTAAGTAAAATAGTGTATAACCTCACCTTGCTAGGAGCACTATTATTTGTTTTCTATAATTGGGAAAATGATCAATATGGTACAATCAGTTTGTTAGTGATTATTCTAATACAAACATTTATTGAATCAAGAGATAAGAGAAAAGAAGGAATGAAAATATAAACGTCATATTATGAAAATAGAACATTTAGCGATTTGGGTATCAGATTTAGAGAAAATGAAAAGCTTTTATCTAAAGTATTTCGATCTTACTTCAAACGAAAAATACTTTAATCCAAAGAAGAACTTTAGTTCCTATTTTTTATCATTTGATAGTGGGACAAGGATAGAGTTAATGCACAGACCGGATGTTTCTGAATTTATTCAATCTAGAGAAACTAAATTAGGCCTGACTCATTTTGCTATTTCATTAGGTGATAGTACCGAAGTCGATAAATTGACAGAAAGGCTGAGAACAGATGGATATTCAGTCATAGGAGAACCTAGAACTACAGGTGATGGGTATTATGAAAGTGTAATTCAAGACCCTGAAGGAAATGCAATAGAACTAACTGATTAAACAATGAGCATCAAAGAATTACTTAAAGAGACGAAACACAGACCATGGGAAATGCCTAAAGAAGATTGGGCATTTTATCAAGAATGGAATAACGCGGTATTTCTTCATTATCAAGTAGAAATATCAGAATTACAAAAATATGTGCCTACAGATTTAGAAATAGATACTTTTGAGGAGCAAGCTTGGGTATCGGTTGTTGCTTTTACCATGGAGAGGATAAGACCTAAATATTTGCCATCATTTCCTCCTATATCAAATTTTGATGAAATCAATATCAGAACTTATGTGAGATATAAAGGAAAACAAGGTGTGTACTTTTTGAATATTGAAGGAGGGAAGAAACTGTCTTGTTTTTTGGCTAAATTAATATCAGCATTGCCATATCAATATTCTATGATGAGTAGAGGAAAGGATGTTTTTAAATCGAAAAATAATGATTTAGAGAGTCATTTCCTTTTGAAGTATTCTTTAAAAAAAGATAAGGTTGAAAAATCTGATTTAGATATATGGTTGACAGAGAGATATGCACTATTCCAAGATTCAGGGAATCAATTAAATGCTTATGAGATACATCATGCCGAATGGCCTTTACAAGAAGTAGAGACAAAAGAGTTGGTTGCCGATTACCCAAAATTTAAAGATTTATTACCGGATCAACCGGCATTGACACATTATTCCAGAGGAGTTGAAGTAATTGCGTGGAGTAAAAAGATGTATAGTTTGTAGTGGGTTTTCTTGAAAAAAGAACTCTGATAGTGTGTTTGGTAAAAAAAGGGTCATCCCTTTCCGTCGAGACAACCCAGTTGTAATGTTATATTTTAGTATTAAACTGAAAATTAAAAGTTGGTATACAGTCATGAATTTGATACCGGTAACCAGCAATATGAGGCAAATATTGTGGTTAGCAACTTTACAATTGTAAATATAACATTTCTAAGATGATATTAAACTAATTTACTATTAATTTTCTGTGACCATACTTAAGTTATTGATAATGAAAAGAGTATAATTCTTAATGCGATTTGTTAATAAATATGTGATAATGTATTAATGTTCTTATTTCACTATTAAAACACCTTTATGTATTTTATTTATTTGAGTTTGATTGACTTAAAAATATGTTTAAACAACTTATTCGTTACTTTATGATAAGTTTTTTAGGTAAAAGTCCTACTTTCTAAAATTATTCTACTAATTTTGTTATTTAGAATGATAATAGATAATAAATCAAAAATTTAATATCTATATCAAAACCTTCCTGTAGAGGTTATTGTTCTCTGTAGTGAAGGTATTATTTTGTAGAAAATCTAAACGTAGAAACGTTTCTAATAATATGAGTGCAGATCAGGATAATAAAATTTTAGAGGATTTTACCTCCAAAGAGTATGAGCACGGTTGGACAGTTGATATTGAGGCTGACCAAGCACCCAAAGGATTAAACGAAGACATCGTCCGTTTTATTTCTGCTAAGAAAGAAGAGCCGGAATGGCTTTTACAGTGGAGATTAGATGCTTTTAAAGCATGGCAGAAGATGGAGAATCCTGAATGGGCAAATGTTGTTTATGAAGCAGTAAATTACCAAGACATTATTTACTATTCAGCTCCTAAGCAAAAACCATCTCTTGAGTCTTTAGAGGAAGTTGATCCTGAATTGCTTGCTACTTTCGAAAAGCTAGGTATTTCATTGGATGAGCAAAAGAGACTTACAGGAGTTAAAGATTCTAACATTGCAGTAGATGCAGTTTTTGATTCAGTTTCTGTAGCAACAACTTTTAAAGATACACTTGCAGAAAAAGGTATTATTTTCTGTTCATTCTCAGAAGCAGTAAAAGATCACCCAGAATTAGTAAAGAAATACTTGGGTTCTGTAGTTCCAGTAACTGATAATTACTTCTCTGCATTGAACTCTGCAGTATTCTCAGATGGTTCGTTCTGTTATATTCCTAAAGGCGTAAGATGTCCAATGGAATTATCAACCTACTTTAGAATTAACGCATCTGGTACAGGACAATTCGAAAGAACATTAATCGTTGCAGAAGACGATTCTTACGTTTCTTACTTAGAAGGTTGTACTGCACCTCAACGTGACGAAAACCAATTGCACGCAGCTGTAGTTGAAATCTTTGTTCACAAAGATGCAGAAGTAAAATATTCTACCGTACAAAACTGGTATCCTGGAGATGACGAGGGTAAAGGTGGTGTATATAACTTTGTAACTAAAAGAGGTATTTGTGATGGTGATAATGCAAAATTATCATGGACACAAGTGGAGACAGGTTCTGCTGTAACTTGGAAATATCCTTCTTGTATTTTGAAAGGTGACAACTCTGTAGGTGAATTCTATTCAGTTGCTGTAACAAACAAAATGCAACAAGCGGATACAGGTACTAAAATGATTCACATCGGTAAAAACTCTAAATCTAGAATTGTTTCTAAAGGTGTTTCTGCTGGTAAATCTCAAAACTCTTACAGAGGTTTGGTAAAAGTGATCAAAGGTGCTGAGAATTCAAGAAACTTCTCTCAGTGTGATTCTCTTCTAATGGGTGATAAGTGTGGTGCACATACTTTCCCTTATATTGAAGTGGACAATAACACTGCTAAAGTGGAGCACGAAGCGACTACTTCAAAAATTGGTGAAGATCAGATTTTCTACTGTAACCAAAGAGGTATCGATACTGAACAAGCGGTTGCGTTAATCGTTAACGGTTACTGTAAAGAGGTATTGAACAAATTACCTATGGAGTTTGCTGTAGAAGCTCAAAAACTTTTGGCACTTTCTTTAGAGGGTTCTGTAGGTTAATCGAGCGACAAAAACATATTTAAAGAGGTTTCTAACGAGACCTCTTTTTTTTGTGCTTTTTAAAGGGACAATGATATATAACTTAATTATTGTTGTGATTAAAATATTATTTTATTTAAATTAAGTATCTAATAACCTGAAAATTATATTAAAAACTTCTTACTCATTCTCTTTATATGCTTCATTCTAAAGAATGGTATTTATCAGTACTCAATTCGATTAATGATTTAATCTTAGTTAAGGGTGAAAAGTCTAAATTACTTTGGGCTAATAAAGCCTTTTGTGATTATTATAATATGACGAATGAAGAGTTACAAAATAGTATAGATGGAGATCATTCTGACCCAGATAATACTATACAATATGTCATTGATGATCAAAAGGTGTTTACCAAAGGAATTACTTTAAATATTCCTTCTGAACCTGTTACTGACGGTAAAGGTAATGTGTCCTTTTTCCATACTATTAAAAATCCCATTAAAAACTGTTCTGGTGAAATCGTTAGCACAGTTGGAGTATCACGACTTATTGAAGATGAAGAGCTTTTAAAAAGGTCAAAACAGTTACATTCTGAAAAGAAATCCAATATTCATGACTTAAGAACATTTGTAGAAAATATTCCTGCTCCAACAATAATGTTAGACCCATCAAGAAGAATAATAGCTTCAAGTAATGCATGGATAGAATGTTTTAATATTCAGAAAAATGAATTAATAGGGGCTGATTTTGATGACCTTTATGAAGAAGGCATGAACCTAAAGGAAAAAATTATACAATCGATTAATGTTAATGAAAAAACAGAATTGGATGAACTTTTGGTTCAATTTAACGGTAAAGAATGTTTTTATAAAGTAGTGATTAATCCTTGGGAATTGATATCCAAAGAAGTAGGTGGTGTTATGATTATGTTTATTGATATCACTTCTCAAAAAGAGAAGGAAAAGGTATTAGAAAAACATAACGAAGAGCTAAAACAATTTGCCTACATCACAACACATGATATAAAAAGCCCAATAGTTAACATCCAATCGTTCTTAGGCTTTTTAGAGAGTGATGAGGAGATCAAAAATGAGAGATCAAAACAGGCGATTCATTATATGGGTAGATCTATAGAGATGGCCCAATATAAAATCAATGATTTAGTTAAAATTATAGAGCAGCGTGAATTGGGGGTCGTGAATGAAGATCATCTTCTAAGACAAGTAGTTTTAGATATTATCGAAGTATATCAATCTGAATTGGTTCAGATTAATGCAGATGTGGAGAT includes the following:
- a CDS encoding VOC family protein produces the protein MKIEHLAIWVSDLEKMKSFYLKYFDLTSNEKYFNPKKNFSSYFLSFDSGTRIELMHRPDVSEFIQSRETKLGLTHFAISLGDSTEVDKLTERLRTDGYSVIGEPRTTGDGYYESVIQDPEGNAIELTD
- a CDS encoding nuclear transport factor 2 family protein, translated to MNTIQIDLEKLQKSNWTEEELKNAEIVVHFIQKLMNDHDFDYIKETYSSQRYKQHNQSMIDGIDGVLDVVSNFAKRFPDYCYDVKHIYVDGEYVTVHSHSTNKKKHRGNPQKGLNIMDTWRVVDGEIVEHWDAVQPIHGFMRFFFWMVGGKFKNQNTYF
- the sufB gene encoding Fe-S cluster assembly protein SufB; its protein translation is MSADQDNKILEDFTSKEYEHGWTVDIEADQAPKGLNEDIVRFISAKKEEPEWLLQWRLDAFKAWQKMENPEWANVVYEAVNYQDIIYYSAPKQKPSLESLEEVDPELLATFEKLGISLDEQKRLTGVKDSNIAVDAVFDSVSVATTFKDTLAEKGIIFCSFSEAVKDHPELVKKYLGSVVPVTDNYFSALNSAVFSDGSFCYIPKGVRCPMELSTYFRINASGTGQFERTLIVAEDDSYVSYLEGCTAPQRDENQLHAAVVEIFVHKDAEVKYSTVQNWYPGDDEGKGGVYNFVTKRGICDGDNAKLSWTQVETGSAVTWKYPSCILKGDNSVGEFYSVAVTNKMQQADTGTKMIHIGKNSKSRIVSKGVSAGKSQNSYRGLVKVIKGAENSRNFSQCDSLLMGDKCGAHTFPYIEVDNNTAKVEHEATTSKIGEDQIFYCNQRGIDTEQAVALIVNGYCKEVLNKLPMEFAVEAQKLLALSLEGSVG
- a CDS encoding YqjF family protein, translated to MSIKELLKETKHRPWEMPKEDWAFYQEWNNAVFLHYQVEISELQKYVPTDLEIDTFEEQAWVSVVAFTMERIRPKYLPSFPPISNFDEINIRTYVRYKGKQGVYFLNIEGGKKLSCFLAKLISALPYQYSMMSRGKDVFKSKNNDLESHFLLKYSLKKDKVEKSDLDIWLTERYALFQDSGNQLNAYEIHHAEWPLQEVETKELVADYPKFKDLLPDQPALTHYSRGVEVIAWSKKMYSL
- the blaOXA gene encoding class D beta-lactamase codes for the protein MRTYYFLPLFIFLFSCGSNPSSDQKKKHQNTASEIHESTFQDILDSAQVNGSILIYDVEKDTYHSNDFDWAKTGKLPASTFKIPNSMIALETGVVENDSTILKWDGRPKAIKVWEQDLPFYKAFKYSCVPCYQEIARKVGVEKMNDYLQKLAYTGMDVREENIDMFWLVGASRITQFQQIDFLNRLIDTKLLISDRTEKIIKQIMVIDEKPNYTLRGKTGWSTDNNENNGWFVGYITFENNTYIFATNLEPQETFDMKGFPKVRSAVTIEAFKALQLL
- a CDS encoding winged helix-turn-helix transcriptional regulator; protein product: MKEKDTLRSDCPINYALEFLGDKWTLLIIRDFIFDGKRFYKEFSKSKEKIATNILSDRLKRLEKLEIIKSEVYEKQKTQKIYTLTEKGLDLIPLLIEIIVWSSKYKEGLNVSEDFLEKLKVDKEGVIEVIRSKVDFTK
- a CDS encoding PAS domain-containing sensor histidine kinase, encoding MLHSKEWYLSVLNSINDLILVKGEKSKLLWANKAFCDYYNMTNEELQNSIDGDHSDPDNTIQYVIDDQKVFTKGITLNIPSEPVTDGKGNVSFFHTIKNPIKNCSGEIVSTVGVSRLIEDEELLKRSKQLHSEKKSNIHDLRTFVENIPAPTIMLDPSRRIIASSNAWIECFNIQKNELIGADFDDLYEEGMNLKEKIIQSINVNEKTELDELLVQFNGKECFYKVVINPWELISKEVGGVMIMFIDITSQKEKEKVLEKHNEELKQFAYITTHDIKSPIVNIQSFLGFLESDEEIKNERSKQAIHYMGRSIEMAQYKINDLVKIIEQRELGVVNEDHLLRQVVLDIIEVYQSELVQINADVEIDIPNDLIIHTSIKQLTTILDNFISNAIRYRNQHVFLELIIQANRVENAIEISVSDNGVGIDLSKYGNMIFEMFKRANDSIPGNGLGLYLTKQSLSQLNADIQVSSEVGLGTVFTILIPQ